One Pogoniulus pusillus isolate bPogPus1 chromosome 13, bPogPus1.pri, whole genome shotgun sequence genomic window, ggtcttcagggatgaagtaagggatcttcagggatgaagcaaGGGATCTTCAaggatgaagtaagggatcttcagggatgaagtaaggggtcttcagggatgaagtaagggatcttcagggatgaaatcaggggtcttcagggatgaagtaagggatcttcagggatgaagtaaggggtcttcagggatgaagtaagggatcttcagggatgaagtaaggggtcttcagggttgaagtaagggatcttcagggatgaagtaaggggtcttcagggttgaagtaagggatcttcagggatgaagtaagggatcttcagggatgaagtaagggatcttcagggatgaagtaaggggtcttcagggatgaagtaagggatgaagtaagggatcttcagggatgaagtaaggggtcttcagggatgaagtaagggatcttcagggatgaagtaagaggtcttcagggatgaagtaagggatcttcagggatgaagtaaggggtcttcagggatgaagtaagggatcttcagggatgaagtaagggatcttcagggatgaagtaaggggtcttcagggatgaagtaagggatcttcagggatgaagtaagaggtcttcagggatgaagtaagggatcttcagggatgaagtaaggggtcttcagggttgaagtaagggatcttcagggatgaagtaagggatcttcagggatgaagtaagggatcttcagggatgaagtaaggggtcttcagggatgaagtaagggatgaagtaagggatcttcagggatgaagtaaggggtcttcagggatgaagtaagggatcttcagggatgaagtaaggggtcttcagggatgaagtaagggatgaagtaagggatcttcagggatgaagtaagggatgaagtaaggggtcttcagggatgaagtaagggatgaagtaagggatcttcagggatgaagtaaggggtcttcagggatgaagtaagggatgaagtaagggatcttcagggatgaagtaagggatgaagtaaggggtcttcagggatgaagtaagggatgaagtaagggatcttcagggatgaagtaagggatgaagtaaggggtcttcagggatgaagtaagggatcttcagggatgaagtaaggggtcttcagggatgaagtaagggatcttcagggatgaagcaaGGGATCTTCAaggatgaagtaagggatcttcagggatgaagtaaggggtcttcagggatgaagtaagggatcttcagggatgaaatcaggggtcttcagggatgaagtaagggatcttcagggatgaagtaaggggtcttcagggatgaagtaagaggtcttcagggatgaagtaagggatcttcagggatgaagtaaggggtcttcagggttgaagtaagggatcttcagggatgaagtaagggatcttcagggatgaagtaagggatcttcagggatgaagtaaggggtcttcagggatgaagtaagggatcttcagggatgaagtaagggatgaagtaagggatcttcagggatgaagtaaggggtcttcagggatgaagtaagggatcttcagggatgaagtaaggggtcttcagggatgaagtaagggatgaagtaagggatcttcagggatgaagtaagggatgaagtaaggggtcttcagggatgaagtaagggatgaagtaagggatcttcagggatgaaataagggatgaagtaaggggtcttcagggatgaagtaagggatgaagtaagggatcttcagggatgaaataaggggtcttcagggatgaagtaagggatcttcagggatgaagtaaggggtcttcagggatgaagtaagggatcttcagggatgaagcaaGGGATCTTCAaggatgaagtaagggatcttcagggatgaagtaaggggtcttcagggatgaagtaagggatcttcagggatgaaatcaggggtcttcagggatgaagtaagggatcttcagggatgaagtaaggggtcttcagggatgaagtaagaggtcttcagggatgaagtaaggggtcttcagggatgaagtaaggggtcttcagggttgaagtaagggatcttcagggatgaagtaagggatcttcagggatgaagtaagggatcttcagggatgaagtaaggggtcttcagggatgaagtaagggatcttcagggatgaagtaagggatgaagtaaggggtcttcagggatgaagtaaggggtcttcagggatgaagtaagggatcttcagggatgaagtaaggggtcttcagggatgaagtaagggatgaagtaagggatcttcagggatgaagtaagggatgaagtaaggggtcttcagggatgaagtaagggatgaagtaagggatcttcagggatgaaataaggggtcttcagggatgaagtaagggatcttcagggatgaggtaagggatgaagtaagggatcttcagggatgaagtaagggatgaagtaaggggtcttcagggttgaagtaagggatcttcagggatgaaataaggggtcttcagggatgaagtaagggatcttcagggatgaagtaaggggtcttcagggATTAAGTAAgggatcttcagggatgaagtaaggggtcttcttCAAGTGTCCGCTCCGTGAACTCCAAAGtagtcctctgtttgctcatgcacaaaggctgtctcttccacctgccccactcctccaccaagctttctagcttctaatgatttattgctgttatcttaagccaagtgtatgcttttgtgagggctgtgcaaggaggagtgcagctccattcaaaccctccccttcctccctgtcctggGCCTCCTGCCGCGAATTGATCGGATCcaatatatatttctcacactattaaagccttaacttgcatgagcaccagtttatgcctgttatttgtGACAGACTCGTGGAGTCGgtgtggctggaagagacctttgagatcttgGGGTCCAACCGTGCCCCCtgcgctgccagctgccagcaagcCGCGCCCCGCAGCACCGCATCTGCGCAGCTTTGGCAGCCCTCCGGGCACGGGggccccgccgctgcccggGCAGCCGAGAGCGGGGCCTTGGCCTCGGGAGGAGCGGGGGAGCCTTGCGCTCCGTGGTGGCCTCAGCCGCAGCGGGAGGCGGCAGCCGCCCCGGAGCGCCCCGGGGAAGGAGCAGCGCTCTGCCCGCTCGCTCCGCGGGGGGCACCGAGCTGCGTGCCCAGAAGACAGCGAGTCCAGAGCTGTGCCTGAGGCCTCGGCCCCGCCTGGGCTCCGGGCTGCGCCCCCAGCtcgccctgccctgcagctcggAGCCCGctgctgcccgtggcaggggccGAGGGCGCTGCCCCCCGGCCGGGCTGAGGGAGGAACTCTGTTCATGAGagcatgtgtgtgtggggggcactCGGCTGGCATTGCTGCCAAACCCGCTGCGCCCAAGCTGGGCTTCTGGAACCTTCCGCCCCCCAGGCGGCCTGTACGGCTGGCTGAGCCCCCCCAGCTGggcctgcaggctgccaggggcatGCGACCCGAGCGAGCTGCtcggagaggaggaggggagagaggcaTGGAGCAGAAGGGGCACAAGTGCAGCCAGGCACCATCTTTTCAGCCGTGACACTGcaaagggaacagcaggaggaTATTACAGTACCCTGGGACAAGCAGGTCCTTCCCCTGGCATGGGCCTCTGTCCCTGTGGCTTTGTTTGAGGGGGACCTGGGACCCCTCACACTGCCACGTTCCTCTTCTCTCAGGGCCTGGCAGCACcttcccagcacctcctgcctgtgcctggccgCCCCTGGCCAGCTGCCACTCTTGCCCTCAAGAGTCTGTTCTgtgcccatctccctcagcacacTGCTCAGGGAATGCCCCTGACAGCAGTGCCCGCTCCAGCGAGATGCCCTGGGAGCACCTGTGGGCCTCAGCTGCCTTTTCGGCAGGACAGGCAGCATGGGATGAGAAAATGGTCAGAGAAAGggagccaggctgagcctgtggcagaggagctctcccaacagcagcaggggcagtggcttGCCTGAgcggagcagcagggctggggagagcccagcAGTGCAGTCAGGAGTGGCCTGGGCAGGGACTGTGTTTGGGTGAAGGCCTCGATGAGGAGGCAGAAGTGGGGAAAGCCTTTCCTAGCCAGGCCAGCTGGAGGCCACAGAGCTCCCTGACAGTTCCTACCACAGCTAAGGGGCAGttagagaaggctgcaggggatgTATCTGCTCCTCTGGGAATCGCTGAAAATGCAGCCatggatgcagcccagaggggacagggagaggttctgcagggagggaggaaggcttTGCAGAAGAAGGTGGTGCTGGCTATGGGATCCTCGCCAAAGGCAGCGGGGTGCatgcccaggggaggctgtgcagcagagcaaggcagtgTCTGCTGCTCTGAACATGCTGTGGGAGCTAACAAAGACACTGCAGGAGGGTCAGAGGCACAGGTGGGGGAGTTTGCAGCAGACCCTTGGTTAGcctcctgcttccctgcccCAAGCATGAGGGTGAAGAGGAAGTGAACGGTGCTGGGACTAGCAGTGGTACCTAGGAGCCTCGGACAAGCCTTTGCTATGGGTTGGGAAgctcccccctgccacagctgaaatttaccagcccagctcagagggctgggaaaggagagaaatcTGTGTTGGCAGCAAAGCTACACTGACAAACACCTGCACACAAAACATCCACATCTGTTCAGCACTAGAGACAGTTTAGCCATAATGCAGGCATCCAAACTGCCCTCCTGGCAAAGAGGGAAGGCCAGGAGGGGCCAACgccagcctctgcctctcccaGACAGCACCAAGCAGCAAGCATCAGGAGTTCTCTGTTAGCCAAGGTCAGTGGAAGAGAGCAGACAGAGgtgaagagctgcagtgctTAGGAGCAAAGAGGGACAAATTGGTTGTGCTTTGGCGTTTGATCCCTGTTAGCAACCCAAAGGCTGATCCAGACTTTGTCACTCTTCTGCTTTTACAGCCAAGAATCAGGTTTCTCTTATTAGGatgttccaattagcctcacACCAGCAGAGTCTTAAAGGAGTTGCTTTAAGGTGCTGGAGTtagagctgggcacactgcactgGGCTGCTAAGGAGGGCACTGCCCAGGGCCTCTGTGTGGCCAGATGCAATCCTAAACACTGAGACACAGAAAGGCCACAGGAGCCACCTGAAATGCATTGATGAATTTAGTGCCCAGACTGACCCAGGAGGGTAGAGCTGGCATGGGTACAAGCAAgaaactctttgcagtgagggtgaggagacactggcacaggttgcccagggaggctgtggatgccccctgcctggaggtgttgaaggccaggtggaatgaggccttgagcaagctgtgctggtgggagaggtccctgcccatggcagggggttggcactggatgatgtcTGTGGTCCCtgccaagctaaaccattcagGAGTCTCTGATGTGTGAGAGGCAGAGGCCTGCAGTGCCCAGAGGTGACCCAGAAGGGAAAGCTGAagagacctgagcagtgctgcactAAGGAGTGAGCCCAGCagtggcaggcagggctgtgccatggcCACTTTTCCCTGGCACCTGagcccagcaggggcaggcagggctgtgccatggcCACTTTTCCCTGGCACCTGAGCCCAGCAAGGGCCCTTGGTCCTTTCTCTTGCACTCCTGGATGCAGGACCAGCTGAGGGGCACTGGGCGAGGGCGTCGGTGCCCggagctgggctgtgtgcaTGGCAACGGTGCCGATGTCacagtgggcacagggcagctgccCTATAAAAGGGGGCGCTGGGCTAGGGGCGTTGGTCCACTGAACCTGGCGAGGtgaggagagggcagcagagtgccGGGGGCTGGCGTGGGGGTGCCGAGGgaggagtgggcagcagggctgggagctgggggccTGTGCTGCGGCCCCGCcgtgtgctgctgctccctcagccctgtgctgcttctccctcagcATCAGAGAGCTTTGGAGAACCCCAGCGCCGTGGTGGGAGACAACCTCCAGAGCTCTGCGAGCCGAATCAGCGAGATGGGCAGCGCCCCcgtggagccaggtgggagcaaAGCTGCCCTCCCGCAGCCCGGCAGAGAGCCGCCTGGGGGCAGCCCTCGGGAGCCTTTCCCCGGCCCCACGCAGGAGCTCACCGCACTGCCTTCcactctgcccctgcagcctgccagctgtgccgTAAGGTGCAGCTGGACCCAGACATCTATGGGGTCAGGCTGGAGCAAGACGGGATGTGCGTGCACAACTTCTGCGTGGTGAGTGCCCCGGGGGGTCCCTCCTGCTTCcccacagcctggccctgccgccctctgctcagcagctccttccctgctctctctcctgcAGTTCTTTGCCAGTGGCATTTCTCCTGTCGCCTCCGCATCAGACTGGGTGAGCTACTCCCCGTCTGATGTCCGAAGAGTCATCGAGGAGGCGGCAGAgaaggtgaggagctggcaagCACAGGCGGCTTTGTGCCGGGGGAGGCTTGCAGCAGCTTAGCCGAGCCCCCGGCAAAgcaagcccagccctggcaagcagccctggggcagaggtgctgctggcgGCAGCTGCACAGACAGAGGCCCCAGCACAGGAGCCTCATCTGCCAGGCCGAGCTGTGGGGGTGCCCGCAGCGGGGGGCACATCCTGCCCCCTGCCACGGGGCGCAGGGCTGGCAGCGGAGGTGCCGAGCAGGTGCCGaaggaggctgctgtgctctctgcagagatgcCACGTCTGCGGCCGGCGAGGAGCTGCCATCGTCTGCCGCGAACGCAGGTGTGAGCGGAGGTTCCACCTGCCCTGTGCCGTGCGGGGGCGCTGCCTCACGCAGTACTACGGCAGCTACAGGTGAGGGCAGATGCCCCTGCCCggggctgctcctcacctgccgccccctgctgccagccgcagaagccaggcagaggcaggggcagaggcagaggcagaggcagggccgGGGGAGCTCTCCAGcgccttccctcctcctcccctggcacctgctcagcagcagggcagggcacagcaccaCACACCTCGCCCATGCCTTTGCTCTTCCCCGCAGGGCATACTGCTCACGCCACCGCCCGCGGCAGGCGATGGGCAGGGACCCGGAGCCCGGCACTGAAtgcctgctgtgcctggaggaggTGGGCCGGAGAAAGTCCTTCAGGACCATGGGATGCCCAACCTGCCAGCATGCCTGGTTCCACAGGAGCTGCATCCAGGTAGGAGCTGTTGCCTGACGCCAGGGGCACGGCAGGGGCTCAGCGGCACCAGAGCCTCcctcatgctgctgctctttgtcctgCAGGGCCACGCTCTGCGTGCAGGCTCCTCAGCATTCCAGTGCATGCTGTGCAGGGACAAGGAGGATTTCCAGGCGGAAATGCTCTACATGGGCATCCGCATCCCCGCTAGGTTGGTGGCTTTTCCTCGCAGCTCACAgacagcagggtgccagggctgtgccacgACAGGAGCTGTCCCTGGACCTGCGCTGTCCCCTGAGCCTGGGCTTCAGCTGCAGGGGGGAGGCAGGGACACACACCCTGCACCTGCCCCATGCTGCGGCAGCAAAGGCTCAGCAACTTTCCCTTCTCCATCAGACCACCAGCGTGGGATACCCTGGAGGACTTAGAAGGCCTGATGGCACGGCACGGGCGCTGTGATGCCACCgagtgcctgtgcccagcaggcagggagcaggcagaggaggaagggtgAGTTGGCAAAGCTGCCCCTCGGGGCTGTGCCTGGCCGAGGGCTGAAAGCAGAAGGTCCCCGACGGagatctctgctgggcagtgccctgctgctgccacggtGCCCTCACAGGCAGCACCCCCTTTgcttccccagcccctggcagctgctgctgtgcagctcctgTGCAGCCGAAGGCacccacaggagctgctccagcctcagcgACAGCGCAGCTAGCTGGGAGTGCCAAGGCTGTGCCGGCCCCGGCGCTGGTAAGAAGCACAGCCCTcgggtgcccctgggctgcccccctggccccgagtgcccaggctggcttggcagagcccctctgctccaggagGCACTGCCGGGGCACTGCCggggcctgtgctgctgccgcagccctcaccctcctctttctctcggcagctgccagtgccaggcaggcagcagcgggGCCTGAGCAGGGCTCCGCAGAGCCCGAGGGCAGCAGCCCAGCGGCTGCCCCCGGGCCCGTCTGGCAGCGGGTGGGCTCCCGCCTGCAGCGCCGCGCCGAGCAGAGCCCCTACAGCCGGGCGCGGAGGCGCCGCTAGAgcgggggcaggagcagccccggCTGCAGCTCGGCCTGCAGCTCCAGCGCCTGCTGCGAGCCGGCAGTGagcgcagcctgcagctgccctgcgcCCTGCGGCGGCGATGCCTCACGCACCGCTCCGGCTGCTAGAGGTAAGGGCAGATGCCCCTGCCCggggctgctcctcacctgccgtcccctgctgccagccgcAGAAACGAGGTGGGGGCAGAGCTCCTCTGGgagggctgaggctgccccCGGGCGCTGTGACTCTGCCCCGAccgggcacaggcacaggcagggccgGGGGAGCTCTCCAGcgccttccctcctccttccctggcacctgctcagcagcagggcagggcacagcaccaCACACCTCGCCCATGCCTTTGCTCTTCCCCGCAGGGCATTCTGCTCTCAGCACCACCCGCGGCAGGCAGTGCGCAGGGACTCGGAGCCCATCACcgagtgcctgctctgcctggagcctgtaGGCAAGAGGAGGTCCCTTAGGACCATAGGgtgcccaccctgccagcatgcctggttctgcaggagctgcatccAGGTAGGAGCTGTTGCCTGAGGCCAGGGGCACGGCAggggctcagcagcaccagagcctccctcatgctgctgctctttgtcctgCAGGGCCACGCTCTGCGTGCAGGCTCCTCAGCCTTCCAGCACATGCTGTGCAGGGACAAAGATGGGCATCCACATCCCCGCTAGGTTGGTAGCTTTTCTTGACAGCTCACAAgacagcagggtgccagggctgtgccaggacagaggCTGTCTCTGCACTCCTGGCCCTCTGCTGTCCCCTGAGCCTGGGCTTcagctgcagggggcagagggaaagagggcaggggggaggcagGGACAGACACCCTGCACCTGCCCCATGCTGCGGCAGCAAAGGCTCAGCAACTTTCCCTTCTCCATCAGACCACCAGCGTGGGATACCCTGGAGGACTTAGAAGGCCTGATGGCATGGCACGGGCGCTGTGATGCCACCgagtgcctgtgcccagcaggcagggagcaggcagaggaggaagggtaGCTCCAGCCAAAGGCacccacaggagctgctccagcaccatcagcagcacaaagagctgggagtgccaaggctgtgctggctccagcactggtaAGAAGCACAGCCCTcgggtgcccctgggctgctctcctggcccTCAGTGCCCAGGCTGGCTTAGCAGGGCCAGGGCCTCcctcatgctgctgctctttgtcctgCAGGGCCACACTCTGTGTGCAGGCTCCTCAGCCTCCCAGTGCATGCTGTGCAGGGACAAAGCCTTTCCAGCGGTGGCTGCAGCGTGGCCTGGAGCTgtctccagcagagctgtgcccacctGGGCAGGGCTCCAACAcacacaggcagggctgcagggtcctggctctgggcagtgctgcagcctctctcttctcagcacagcctgcagggacTGCGCCTgagtctgctgccagcagctcaaggTCCTTCTCGGCCCAGGGGCTGAGCTGAGGGAGGGAGTCGAAGGCTGCAGACCACCAGGCAGTgccagaggcagccagactgctgCCATCAGACTGCTCTGTCCCTCGACCAGTCCCCTcagccttgcacaaggcaggacgctgagagctgcctgtcctcctgccaGCTTCCCAAGCAGGActcaggagctggagagcagcgcaGACAAATTCCTCCCCAGGGTGGCAGGCCTGGCACCCCAAGAGCCACTGAAGCCCCTCAGGTGCCCCTGCAGAAGAGATTTGCTCTTCTTACTGAACCTGCTTGCACCAAGTTGATGCTCTGCAAGTGacaccaagcagcagctcaaGCAGGACTCGAGCATCTCCCCTCTGgagggagactgagagccctggggctgttcagcctgcagaagagaaggctgagaggagatctcaccaGTGTCTATGAATAGCTGAGGAGTGGGTGCCAAGTGGAGGGGGCACAGCTCCTGTggtgctctgcagtgctcagacatggagcagcagctccaaactGTGGCTTGTGGCGTCAGAGCTCAGATCCTTACAGCCAGCCCGGACAGCAcccagggagctgagctgtgctggccccGAGTGCTGGCCCTGAGCCCTCTGCATGCCCAATAAACTtctctgtgaagctgtgccctGGCAGTTCCAAGCTCTTctctcaccttcctcctgcaTCCCCTTTCTCCAGAGGCTTGGCAGCACATTCCCAAcacctccatcctcctggccaccCCTGGCCAGCTGCCCAGTTCAGATCCCAGCTCTTCCCTGACTTTCCCCATGTAGATTCCAGcccttctcaggctgctgccCCAGGCAGAAGCTCAggttgccagctgctgccatcctgtGCCCCACCAGACTGTTCCTACCTGACCAGCACCAACCAACTTGTGACTACTGCCTACACTGCctgtgcacagcagagcagggtcacaccTGAGCTGGTCACCAACCTAGAGCCATGCaggaaggaaagcagagcaggggacaAAAGTCAAAACAGTGTCCACAAAGCTCTGAAAGAACTTCACAAACCCTCAGAGTTAGCAGGTAGAGAAGTgatagaaaagggaaaaagacaaCCTTAAAACTCTTCAACAAACACAACCCCACCAAACCCCAACCACACCACCAAATGCCTCAACCCCAACAAACCCCTACCTCAACCTCACTACCCTAACCCAAACAAACCTAACCCCActgcaaaacccaacaaacccaactcCAAACTCACCCCAACACACCCAACTCCAAATCCTCAActccaccccagcactgcctggaacactggaactggACTGCCctggagctcctgtggcagGTGAAGTCTTTCTAAAAGCAGGTTTTGTAACACAGCTGCCTCCATGTGTTGCTGCAGCCACTGGCAGCCACCAGCCTAGGTGACTGGGCAGAGCTTAGCTCTCTGAGCCAAGCTCCGATGATGAAGTTAGGGCTGGGCCTGCCTGGAGGGGATTTAGCTTCCTGACACAGAATCTTTTGTGGTcgatttggttggaagagacctttaacatcatccagcccaagccttaccccagcactgccagaccaCCACTGACCCATggcacacagcaccacagctttaAAACCCCtccggggatggggactccaccacggccctgggcagcctgttccaggccatGATAATGCTTTTAAGGGAGAAATTGTtcatgtccaacccaaacctcccctggggcaacctgaggacatttcccctcatcctgtcacttatTCCTTGAGTGCAGAGCCCAACcgcccctggctgcagcctcctctgaaggagctgtagagagcaatgaggtctcccctcagcctcctcttttccagcctgaaccaacctcaagtccctcagctgctcttcagtcccttcaccagcttcactgcccttctcagaacccactgcagcccctcaatgtgCAGAGTCCtgagcagctgggagctggctcAAGGTTAACATGGGGCTCACACCACAAGgtttagccttgagctctgtggtaaagggttggacttgatgatctgtgaggtctcttccaaccctgaggatactgtgatacaacttCACAGCAGCTCAAGAAAGCCTTCAGAAAAGCCTTGAAGACCCCAAATAtcca contains:
- the LOC135180266 gene encoding PHD finger protein 7-like, whose protein sequence is MGTSKKLFAVRHQRALENPSAVVGDNLQSSASRISEMGSAPVEPACQLCRKVQLDPDIYGVRLEQDGMCVHNFCVFFASGISPVASASDWVSYSPSDVRRVIEEAAEKRCHVCGRRGAAIVCRERRCERRFHLPCAVRGRCLTQYYGSYRAYCSRHRPRQAMGRDPEPGTECLLCLEEVGRRKSFRTMGCPTCQHAWFHRSCIQGHALRAGSSAFQCMLCRDKEDFQAEMLYMGIRIPARPPAWDTLEDLEGLMARHGRCDATECLCPAGREQAEEEGPWQLLLCSSCAAEGTHRSCSSLSDSAASWECQGCAGPGAAASARQAAAGPEQGSAEPEGSSPAAAPGPVWQRVGSRLQRRAEQSPYSRARRRR